Proteins from a genomic interval of Microbacterium esteraromaticum:
- a CDS encoding RNA polymerase-binding protein RbpA has translation MADRSLRGIRLGAQSLQSEEGVVFMERRATTYKCESCGQETTLMFAADAESPQTWECRACGAEAVLQVDGASVKLEEADEKAARTHWDMLLERRTRDELEELLADRLAYVRARRGDGDDPSHERIGA, from the coding sequence ATGGCAGATCGCAGCCTTCGCGGCATCCGATTGGGTGCGCAGAGCCTTCAGAGCGAAGAGGGCGTCGTTTTCATGGAACGTCGCGCCACGACGTACAAGTGCGAGTCGTGCGGTCAGGAGACCACGCTGATGTTCGCCGCGGATGCGGAGTCTCCGCAGACCTGGGAGTGCCGCGCGTGCGGCGCGGAAGCGGTGCTGCAGGTCGACGGCGCATCGGTCAAGCTCGAAGAGGCCGATGAGAAGGCGGCCCGCACGCACTGGGACATGCTTCTCGAGCGTCGCACCCGCGACGAGCTCGAAGAGCTCCTCGCAGACCGGCTCGCCTACGTGCGGGCACGTCGTGGCGACGGTGACGACCCGTCGCACGAGCGCATCGGCGCATGA
- a CDS encoding glycerophosphodiester phosphodiesterase family protein produces the protein MTHPYFRGIDGPRVFAHRGLASAPGQDPAIWENTAAAFAAADAAGARYIETDCQVTADGDVVLFHDSTLQRIAGDPRPIASVRTAELVELFADHGGLLTVTEALEAFPRSRFNIDVKVAAVAEPIGAQIAPHAHRVLLTSFSDRNRAAALDSVRRAGAEMPPATSGGKRVIAALRALSGARLSPARALLGVDAVQIPERHAGVRILTPSLVRAAHALGVEVHVWTVNDPAEMQRLVDAGVDGIVTDRADLALDTLGRP, from the coding sequence GTGACGCACCCGTACTTCCGGGGAATCGACGGTCCGAGGGTCTTCGCGCACCGCGGTCTGGCGTCCGCCCCCGGGCAGGATCCCGCGATCTGGGAGAACACAGCGGCAGCATTCGCGGCGGCGGATGCTGCCGGAGCGCGCTACATCGAGACCGACTGCCAAGTCACCGCTGACGGCGACGTCGTACTGTTCCACGACAGCACGCTGCAGCGCATTGCCGGGGACCCTCGGCCGATTGCTTCGGTGCGCACCGCCGAGCTCGTCGAGCTCTTCGCCGACCACGGCGGGCTGCTGACGGTCACCGAAGCTCTCGAGGCCTTTCCGCGCTCGCGCTTCAACATCGATGTGAAGGTTGCCGCCGTAGCCGAACCGATCGGCGCGCAGATCGCTCCGCACGCGCACCGCGTCCTGTTGACGAGCTTCTCAGACCGCAACCGCGCGGCGGCGCTGGACTCCGTTCGACGCGCGGGCGCCGAGATGCCACCGGCGACCTCCGGCGGTAAGCGCGTCATCGCGGCGTTGCGCGCACTCTCCGGAGCCCGCCTCTCCCCCGCTCGCGCACTGCTCGGCGTCGACGCCGTGCAGATCCCCGAACGTCATGCCGGCGTGCGCATCCTGACGCCCTCGCTCGTGCGGGCGGCGCACGCGCTGGGGGTCGAAGTGCATGTGTGGACCGTCAACGATCCCGCCGAGATGCAACGCCTCGTCGATGCGGGCGTCGATGGAATCGTGACCGATCGTGCGGATCTCGCGCTGGATACGCTCGGTCGACCCTGA
- a CDS encoding SPFH domain-containing protein produces the protein MDSSIIPAAIAWVLAIAVIIFVLVTLARAIRIIPQATAGVVERLGRYHKTLTPGLNLLVPFIDRLRPLIDMREQVVSFPPQPVITEDNLVVSIDTVVYFQVTDARAATYEIANYLGAVEQLTTTTLRNVVGGLNLEEALTSRDEINGQLRVVLDEATGKWGIRVSRVELKAIDPPVSIQDSMEKQMRAERDRRAAILTAEGSKQSQILEAEGQRQAAILKAEGDKQAAVLRAQGEAEAIQNVFTAIHQGRPDDKLLAYQYLQMLPKISESESSKLWIIPSELTEALKGIGSAFTPRPGSDSQRDA, from the coding sequence ATGGACAGCTCGATCATCCCCGCCGCGATCGCCTGGGTGCTGGCGATCGCCGTCATCATCTTCGTCCTCGTCACCCTGGCGCGGGCGATCCGGATCATCCCCCAGGCGACAGCCGGCGTCGTCGAGCGGCTCGGTCGCTATCACAAGACACTCACGCCGGGCCTCAACCTTCTGGTTCCGTTCATCGACCGGCTGCGCCCGTTGATCGACATGCGCGAACAGGTGGTGTCATTTCCCCCGCAGCCGGTGATCACCGAAGACAACCTCGTCGTCTCGATCGACACGGTGGTCTACTTTCAGGTGACCGACGCCCGCGCCGCTACCTACGAGATCGCGAACTACCTCGGCGCCGTCGAGCAGCTCACGACCACGACGTTGCGCAACGTCGTCGGCGGACTCAACCTCGAAGAGGCGCTCACCAGCCGTGACGAGATCAACGGCCAATTGCGGGTCGTGCTCGACGAGGCGACCGGCAAGTGGGGCATCCGCGTCTCGCGGGTCGAGCTGAAGGCGATCGACCCGCCCGTCTCGATCCAGGACTCGATGGAGAAGCAGATGCGTGCCGAGCGTGACCGTCGCGCTGCGATCCTGACGGCCGAGGGGTCGAAGCAGTCGCAGATCCTCGAAGCCGAGGGTCAGCGTCAGGCCGCGATCCTAAAGGCCGAGGGCGACAAGCAGGCTGCTGTGCTCCGAGCGCAAGGTGAGGCCGAAGCGATCCAGAACGTCTTCACAGCGATTCACCAGGGCCGTCCCGACGACAAGCTGCTCGCGTACCAGTACCTGCAGATGCTTCCGAAGATCAGCGAGAGCGAGTCCAGCAAGCTCTGGATCATCCCGAGCGAGCTCACCGAGGCGCTCAAGGGCATCGGTAGCGCGTTCACGCCCCGCCCAGGCTCCGACTCACAGCGTGACGCGTGA
- a CDS encoding NfeD family protein, whose amino-acid sequence MDGFTTFITVIDEWAWIGWIVLIALFLVIEMLTLDLTFLMLSFGGAVGLVTDLVGVPIWAQVIIAGAAAAAFVFFLRPPLLHRLSRDEDPTPTNLDALLDQRGVALTDITQGSGQVKLGNGDTWTARSFDGTPISQGSRIAVTEIDGATAIVHPVTEEDF is encoded by the coding sequence ATGGACGGCTTCACGACATTCATCACGGTCATCGACGAGTGGGCGTGGATCGGCTGGATCGTGCTGATCGCCCTCTTCCTGGTGATCGAAATGCTCACGCTCGATCTCACCTTCCTGATGCTATCGTTCGGCGGCGCCGTGGGCCTGGTCACCGACTTGGTCGGGGTGCCGATCTGGGCGCAGGTCATCATTGCCGGCGCCGCGGCCGCAGCCTTCGTGTTCTTCTTGCGGCCACCGTTGCTGCATCGTCTCAGCCGGGATGAGGATCCGACACCGACGAACCTCGACGCGTTGCTCGACCAGCGTGGCGTCGCACTCACCGACATCACCCAAGGGTCGGGACAGGTCAAGCTCGGCAACGGTGACACCTGGACCGCCCGGAGCTTCGACGGTACTCCGATCAGTCAAGGCAGCCGCATCGCTGTCACCGAGATCGACGGCGCGACCGCGATCGTCCACCCCGTCACGGAAGAGGACTTCTGA
- a CDS encoding SDR family oxidoreductase — protein sequence MSQVLPAGSLDGKVALVTGSSRGIGADTIRYFAEAGADVVINFRNKAPRAEKLANELRALGRRALVVGADLTDPASVSAMFDQVRDEFGRLDILVLNASGGMESGMAEDYALKLNRDAQVGVLKAAEPLLGDGARVVFVTSHQAHFIRTTPTMPEYEPVAKSKRAGEDALRELIPGLAEKGIGFTVVSGDMIEGTITATLLERANPGAIAGRRESAGKLYNVSEFAAEVAQAAIDAVPADNTRLIGDTSDFIAE from the coding sequence ATGTCCCAGGTTCTTCCCGCCGGATCTCTCGACGGCAAGGTGGCGTTGGTCACCGGTTCGTCGCGAGGTATCGGCGCCGACACGATCCGCTACTTCGCCGAGGCCGGCGCAGATGTCGTGATCAACTTCCGTAACAAGGCGCCGCGCGCTGAGAAGCTCGCGAACGAGCTGCGTGCGCTGGGACGCCGGGCTCTGGTCGTGGGCGCCGATCTGACCGACCCCGCGTCGGTCTCTGCGATGTTCGACCAGGTGCGCGATGAGTTCGGGCGTCTTGACATCCTGGTGCTCAACGCATCGGGCGGCATGGAATCCGGCATGGCCGAGGACTACGCGCTCAAGCTCAACCGCGACGCGCAGGTGGGTGTGCTGAAGGCAGCCGAGCCGCTGCTGGGTGACGGCGCCCGCGTGGTGTTCGTCACCAGCCACCAGGCGCACTTCATCCGTACGACCCCGACGATGCCCGAGTATGAGCCGGTCGCCAAGTCGAAGCGCGCCGGTGAAGACGCCCTTCGTGAGCTGATCCCGGGGTTGGCTGAGAAGGGCATCGGGTTCACGGTGGTCTCCGGCGACATGATCGAGGGAACCATCACGGCCACGCTGCTCGAGCGCGCGAACCCGGGTGCCATCGCCGGGCGACGCGAGTCTGCCGGCAAGCTCTACAACGTGTCCGAGTTTGCTGCGGAGGTCGCGCAGGCGGCCATCGACGCGGTTCCGGCAGACAACACACGACTCATCGGTGACACTTCGGACTTCATCGCCGAGTGA
- a CDS encoding HdeD family acid-resistance protein, with product MTDALTEAKSFMKSVRTFLAVSGAIALIAGIVLLAWPSKTAVIVTGIFASYLIVGGLVYIGLGIFSGKGGGWARVGHILLGLLYLAAGIIAFANLGAAKVTLAIVVAIFIGISWIVDGVVALSIMGQKTTKVWTLLYSLLSIIAGIVVILSPLYAAALLWIVLGASLVALGLIQIIRAITMKKDVEALAV from the coding sequence ATGACCGATGCACTCACTGAAGCGAAGAGCTTCATGAAGTCCGTTCGCACGTTCCTCGCCGTGTCCGGTGCGATCGCACTGATCGCCGGCATCGTTCTGCTCGCCTGGCCGAGCAAGACCGCGGTGATCGTCACCGGTATCTTCGCGTCCTACCTCATCGTCGGGGGCCTCGTCTACATCGGGCTCGGCATCTTCTCAGGCAAGGGTGGCGGCTGGGCCCGTGTCGGGCACATCCTGCTGGGTCTGCTGTATCTCGCGGCAGGAATCATCGCCTTCGCCAACCTCGGCGCGGCGAAGGTCACCCTGGCGATCGTCGTCGCCATCTTCATCGGCATCAGCTGGATCGTCGACGGCGTCGTCGCCTTGAGCATCATGGGGCAGAAGACCACCAAGGTCTGGACGCTGCTGTACTCGCTGCTCAGCATCATCGCCGGTATCGTCGTCATCCTGTCGCCGCTGTACGCGGCCGCCCTGCTGTGGATCGTGCTCGGCGCCTCGCTCGTGGCGCTGGGACTCATCCAGATCATCCGCGCGATCACGATGAAGAAGGACGTCGAGGCCCTGGCCGTCTGA
- a CDS encoding excinuclease ABC subunit UvrA, with the protein MADRHPADGHDVIRVEGARENNLKSVSVSIPKRRLTVFTGVSGSGKSSLVFDTIAAESRRMIDETYSAFVQGFMPSVPRPDVDVLEGLTTAILVDQERLGANPRSTVGTVTDANAMLRILFSRFGAPYIGGPTAFSFNIPTQRASGVMTGPGGEKKIVKDAVYLGGMCPRCEGRGAVSDLDLTQVVDESKSLSDGAILVPGYTADGWMVKQFAGSGFYPADKPIASFTEKQRHLFLYGEVTKVKINDINITYEGLIPKISKSMLSKDIDALQPHIRAFVERAATFATCPECDGTRLTEGARSSKIDGVSIADACRMQVTDLATWVRGLELPGAGPLLDALRANLDSFVTLGLGYLSLERPSGTLSGGEAQRIKLLRHLGSSLTDVTYVFDEPTIGLHPHDIQQMNALLLQLRDKGNTVLVVEHKPETIAIGDHVVDLGPGAGSAGGEIDFEGSVGDLAASDTVTGRHLKDRARLKDGVRTRTGVIEVRGANANNLKNVDVDVPTGVLTVITGVAGSGKSSLVHGSISPRPDVVSIDQTAIKGSRRSNPATYTGMLDPIRKAFAKANGVKPALFSANSEGACPTCKGAGVIVTELGFMDTIETPCEDCGGKRFQAAVLDYRLGGLDITQVLDLPVAEAHAFFSAHETRIPAAVKILSRMEDVGLGYLTLGQPLSTLSGGERQRLKLAIQMGEAAETYVLDEPTTGLHLADVDNLLALLDRLVDSGKTVIVIEHHQAVMAHADWIIDMGPGAGHDGGRVVFEGTPADLVAERSTLTGQHLADYVGA; encoded by the coding sequence GTGGCAGACAGGCATCCGGCGGACGGCCATGACGTCATCCGCGTCGAGGGGGCACGCGAGAACAACCTCAAGAGCGTCAGCGTCAGCATCCCGAAACGGCGTCTCACGGTCTTCACCGGCGTCTCGGGGTCGGGCAAGAGCTCTCTCGTCTTCGACACGATCGCCGCGGAGTCCCGACGCATGATCGACGAGACCTACAGCGCCTTCGTGCAGGGGTTCATGCCATCGGTGCCGCGACCGGATGTCGACGTGCTCGAGGGCCTCACGACTGCGATCCTCGTCGATCAGGAACGCCTCGGCGCCAATCCGCGGTCAACGGTGGGAACCGTCACGGACGCGAATGCGATGCTGCGCATCCTGTTCTCGCGGTTCGGCGCACCGTACATCGGTGGCCCGACGGCTTTCTCGTTCAATATCCCGACTCAACGCGCGAGCGGTGTGATGACGGGGCCGGGCGGCGAGAAGAAGATCGTGAAGGATGCCGTCTATCTGGGCGGTATGTGCCCCCGCTGCGAGGGCAGGGGAGCGGTGTCAGATCTGGACCTGACACAGGTCGTCGACGAATCGAAGTCGCTGTCGGACGGCGCCATCCTGGTGCCCGGCTACACCGCCGACGGGTGGATGGTGAAGCAGTTCGCCGGCTCGGGCTTCTACCCGGCCGACAAGCCGATCGCCTCGTTCACCGAGAAGCAGCGCCACCTGTTCCTGTACGGCGAGGTGACCAAGGTCAAGATCAACGACATCAACATCACCTACGAGGGATTGATCCCCAAGATCAGCAAGTCGATGCTGTCCAAGGACATCGACGCCCTGCAGCCGCATATCCGCGCATTCGTCGAGCGCGCCGCGACGTTCGCCACATGCCCCGAATGCGACGGAACCCGTCTGACGGAGGGGGCGCGGTCGTCGAAGATCGATGGCGTCAGCATCGCCGATGCCTGTCGGATGCAGGTGACCGACCTGGCCACCTGGGTCCGCGGGCTGGAACTCCCCGGTGCCGGTCCGCTGCTGGACGCGCTGCGGGCGAATCTCGATTCCTTCGTGACACTGGGACTCGGGTATCTGAGCCTGGAGCGCCCGTCGGGCACGCTGAGTGGGGGAGAGGCCCAGCGCATCAAGCTGCTTCGGCACCTGGGATCATCCCTCACCGACGTCACCTACGTCTTCGATGAGCCGACGATCGGGTTGCATCCGCATGACATTCAGCAGATGAATGCCCTGCTGCTGCAGCTGCGTGACAAGGGGAACACCGTTCTGGTCGTCGAGCACAAGCCAGAGACCATCGCGATCGGCGACCATGTCGTCGATCTCGGCCCCGGAGCCGGTAGCGCGGGAGGCGAGATCGACTTCGAGGGTTCGGTCGGGGACCTCGCCGCCAGCGACACGGTCACCGGCCGACATCTGAAGGATCGCGCACGTCTCAAGGACGGCGTGCGCACACGTACCGGGGTCATCGAGGTACGCGGTGCCAACGCGAACAATCTGAAGAACGTCGATGTGGACGTCCCGACCGGGGTGCTCACGGTGATCACGGGTGTCGCCGGCTCAGGCAAGAGTTCACTCGTGCACGGCTCCATTTCGCCGCGTCCGGACGTCGTCTCGATCGATCAGACGGCGATCAAGGGCTCGCGCCGCAGCAACCCCGCCACGTACACCGGAATGCTCGATCCGATCCGCAAGGCATTCGCGAAGGCGAACGGCGTCAAGCCTGCGTTGTTCAGTGCGAACAGCGAAGGCGCGTGCCCCACGTGCAAGGGCGCCGGCGTGATCGTGACAGAGCTCGGGTTCATGGACACCATCGAGACGCCCTGTGAGGATTGTGGCGGCAAGCGTTTCCAGGCGGCGGTGCTCGACTACCGGCTGGGTGGACTTGATATCACGCAGGTGCTCGATCTGCCCGTGGCCGAGGCGCACGCGTTCTTCTCGGCACACGAGACCAGGATCCCCGCGGCCGTGAAGATCCTCAGCCGTATGGAGGACGTCGGGCTCGGCTACCTTACGCTCGGCCAGCCGCTCTCCACCCTCTCGGGTGGTGAGCGGCAGCGCCTGAAGCTCGCCATCCAGATGGGTGAGGCGGCAGAGACATACGTGCTCGACGAGCCGACCACCGGCTTGCACCTCGCCGACGTCGACAACCTGCTGGCGCTGCTCGACCGGCTCGTTGATTCCGGAAAGACAGTCATCGTGATCGAGCACCACCAGGCGGTGATGGCGCACGCCGACTGGATCATCGACATGGGCCCGGGGGCAGGACACGACGGCGGTCGCGTAGTGTTCGAGGGCACCCCGGCCGATCTCGTGGCGGAGCGGTCGACGCTGACAGGGCAGCACCTCGCCGACTACGTCGGGGCGTGA
- a CDS encoding class I SAM-dependent methyltransferase, which produces MPMQEDIDARIQSYYTSVFDEHARLTTRSAQGPLEYVRTQELIREHVSAGKMIDIGGGAGVHARALADAGYVVEVLDPVSRHVEQARALGLNARVGDARELPFCAGSFDAALLLGPLYHLVAYADRILALREAARVVAPGGFVFAAGLSRYIAFGQATLGRDAPEPYPGEWVSLAAQGKPADGMRFPAGHFHTAEELASEATAAGLDVIEVVGVEGPAGILLESMVDAGEELSRAALAIARAAADRPGVRDMSAHLIAVARVPGGSGG; this is translated from the coding sequence ATGCCGATGCAGGAGGACATTGATGCCCGCATCCAGTCCTACTACACGAGTGTGTTCGATGAGCATGCGCGTCTGACGACGCGTTCGGCGCAGGGTCCGCTGGAGTACGTGCGGACACAAGAGCTCATTCGGGAGCATGTCTCGGCGGGCAAGATGATCGACATCGGTGGCGGCGCGGGAGTCCACGCACGCGCGCTGGCGGATGCCGGCTACGTCGTCGAAGTTCTCGATCCGGTTTCGCGCCACGTCGAGCAAGCCCGCGCGCTTGGCCTCAACGCGCGGGTGGGAGACGCCAGAGAGCTCCCGTTCTGCGCTGGGTCCTTCGATGCGGCCCTGCTGCTCGGCCCTCTGTATCACCTGGTCGCCTATGCAGATCGAATCCTTGCGTTGCGTGAAGCAGCGCGCGTTGTCGCTCCTGGCGGATTCGTCTTCGCCGCTGGCTTGTCGCGATACATCGCGTTTGGTCAGGCCACACTGGGCCGCGACGCCCCTGAGCCGTATCCGGGGGAGTGGGTCTCCCTCGCGGCCCAGGGAAAACCCGCTGATGGTATGCGTTTCCCCGCCGGGCACTTCCATACCGCCGAGGAGCTGGCATCCGAAGCGACTGCCGCCGGACTCGACGTCATCGAGGTCGTCGGCGTCGAGGGTCCTGCAGGTATCCTGCTCGAATCGATGGTGGATGCGGGGGAGGAGCTCTCTCGGGCAGCGCTGGCGATCGCGCGTGCCGCAGCGGACCGCCCGGGCGTTCGCGATATGAGCGCGCACCTCATCGCTGTCGCTCGGGTCCCTGGTGGATCAGGTGGCTGA